GGGCCGCAATGCCGACGGTGGCTATGCGACGCATTGCCTGCTGCCGACGCACTGCCTCGTCCCGCTGCCCGGCACGGTCAGCTTCGTGCAGGGCGCCGCCGCGACCGACGCCGGCCAGACCTCGCACAGCGCACTGATGGTCGCGGGCGAGCTCAAGCCGGGCCAGCGCGTGGGGATCGTCGGCCTCGGCGGGCTCGGCATGACCGCCGCGCGCATCGCCTTTCTTAACGGCGCCGAAGTCTATGCCGCCGAGCCCCGCCGCGAGGCCTGGGATATCGCGCGGGCGCAGGGCGTGGTCGCCCTTGGCGAAGACGTGCGCGATCTGGCGCAACATGGCCTCGACCTGATCGTCGACTTCGCCGGTTTCGGCACGACCACCGCGGGCGCGATCGCCGCCGTGCGGCCGGGCGGACTCGTCGTGCAGGTCGGGCTCGGCCGCACCGAGGCGCTGATCTCGACCATGGAGCTTATCGGCAAGGGCGTGACCCTGCGCGGCTCGGGCGGCGGCAGCAAGAGCGACACGGCGGCGGTCATCGCCCACATGGCGCGCGGCGACCTGACTATCGCGGCGACGACGATCGGTTTCGACGACATTCCCGAAGGCCTTGCCCGCCTGGAACGTGGCGGTGTGGTCGGCCGGATCGTCGCCGCGCTCGACTGAACTGTTGCCTACGGGCACTGCCTCCGATAGCCTCCCAAACAAACGCTTGGGTAACAAGCAAGGCCGGGAGACAAGCCAATGGCAACCGTCGTACGGGACGAGCAGACTACACTGACGGTCACGCCGCTGACCGGCTCGATCGGCGCGCGAATCGAAGGTGTCGATCTCAGCCGCGACCTCGATCAGGAAACCGCCGACGCGATCCGCCGCGCCTTTGCCGAACATGCGGTGCTCGTCTTCCGCTCCGGACGCGACGCGACGCCCGAAGAACAGCACCGCCTGGCCGCGCTGTCCGGCGAGCCGCAACCGCTCCAGGTCTTCCAGTTCCTCGGCAGGATGCAGGCGGGGATCACTTTCGATCCCGGCTCGCGCATCGTCGCTTCCGATGCCGCCTCGGCGCCCAAGCAATCGGCGCAGATCAAGCGCCAGGATCTCCAGAGCCTCGGCATCGCCGGCGAATTCGACGGCTGGCACAGCGATTCGAGCTTCTGCCATTTCCTGCCCAAGGCCGCCGTGCTCCGCGCCGAGGTGATCGCGCCGGTCGGCGGCGACACCGGCTTCGCCAGCCTCTGCGCCGCCTACGAGGCGCTCTCGCCGATCATGCAAGGCTGGCTGGAAGACCTGCGCGCGGTCCACATCATTCCCGAGGGCTTCAAGGACGGGATCAACCTGGCAAGCTACGGCGCCGACGCGGAGGAGCGCTTCGACGCTTTCTTCCCGCCCAAGGAATGGCCGCTGGTCGTGCGCCATCCCGAGACCGGACGGAAGGCGCTGTGGATCAACCCCGGCTACACCGCGCACATCGTCGGCCTGAAACGCGCGGAAAGCCACGCGCTGATCCGCTTCCTCGCGCGGCATATCTCGTCGACGAGCTTCACCTATCGCCACCACTGGCAGAAGGGCGATCTCGTCGTCTGGGACGAAGTATTCGCGCTCCACCGCGCGCCCGACGATTTCGCACCGCACGAGCGTAAGGTGGTGCGGGTGACCGCCGGGCGGCAGAAGCCGACCGCCTAGGCCCGCTCGACCGCCTTGCGCAGCACGTTGGCGTAGGTCTCCGGCTCCTGTGCGCCGGGGATCAGGTAGCGGCCGTTGACGATCATCGCCGGCACCGCGTTGATCTCGGCCGCCCGCGCTTCCAGTTCCTCCTCGCGGACCTCATGGCCCAGAGCCTCGTCGTCGAGCGCCGCTTCGGCGCCGGCACGGTCTAGCCCCACGCCCGCCGCCACATCGAGCAGCACGGCACGGTCCGAGACATCGCGGCGCTGCTGGAAATAGGCGTCGAACAGCGTCAGCTTGAGCCGGGTCTGCACCTCCGGCCCGCCAGTGGTCAAAGCCCAGCGCAGCAGCTTGTGGGCGAGGAAAGTGTTTCGCAGCCGCCGCTCGGGCTCGGGCTCCGGACCCAGGTAGCGCATCTCGTAACCGGCGCGCGCCGCCATTTCGGTCATTTGCGCGCTCGAAGCCGCGTCGGGCGCGCGGCCATACTTGCGCAGCATGTGCGCGGCCATGTCCTCGCCTTCGCTCGGCATGTCGGGATTGAGTTCGAACGGTCGCCAACGGACCTCGGCCTCGATCTCGCCGGCCAGGCCGGCCAGCGCCTTCTCGAGCTGCTTGTAGCCGATCACGCACCACGGGCACATGACGTCCGAGAAGATGTCGATCGTGACGCGCGCGCTCATCCGCGTGCGACCCACCAGCGCAGCAGCGCATTGGCTACTGCCGTGCGCGGTGGCGCCCGGAAGGCACTGCCGCCTTCGTTTCGCTCAAGCGCCTGCATCGCATCCTCGACCTCGGCGCGGGTGAACCAGCGCGCGTCGTCGAGTTCGGTCTTGTCGACGACCACGGTGGGATCGTCGGCCCAGGCGTGGCAGCCGATCATCAGCGAAGACGGGAACGGCCAGGGCTGGCTGCCCACGTAAGTCACGTCGCGCACGATCACGCCGGCCTCTTCCTGCACTTCGCGGGCCACGGCTTCCTCGATCGCCTCGCCCGGCTCGACGAAACCCGCGAGCGCCGAATAGTTGCCCGCGGGGAACCGCGGCTGGCGGCCGAGCAACACATTGCCCTCATGCTCGACCAGCATGATCGTCACCGGATCGACGCGCGGGAAATGCTCGGCGCGGCAGGCCTCGTTGGTGCAATTGCGCTGCCAGCCGCCCTTGGCGAGCACGGTCGTGTGGCCGCAGCGCGCGCAGAAGCGGTGGCGAGCGTGCCAGTCGACGATCGTCCGCGCGCCGCCATAGGTCGCCAGTTCCTCACCGCTCAAGGTAGCGATCGCCTGCCAGAGCCCGGGATTGGGCGGCGCGACGCTGCCTGCGGCAGGCACCTGAGCGAAGCATGCGCGATCGTCCTGCCGGCCGAGAAAGACGAGTTCGGCATTGTCTCGGGCTTCGGCGAGACTCCCCCATTCGAGGCGGCTCTCGGCCGAAATCACCGGATCGAGCCCTTCGAGCCGCAACAGTCGCGCACCCGGGGTCATCATCCCGGCGAGCAGTTCGGGATTGCCGCGGATATGGTCGGACCGGTCCATCCGGCTGCCGACGAAGGAAATGCCCAGGGGATTGCCGGTCATGCATGTAACTCCAGCAGGGCCGCGACGTCGGCGTGGATCGCGTCCGAATATTCCTTGAGCAGCGAGTTGCCGTTGGGCGGCATGAACTGGACGTAGATGCCCGTCCGGATGCCGCGCTTCATGTCGACGTTCGCCACCGTGCCGGCCGCGCCCGCCCAGCCGTAGATGCCCGCCTCCATGCCCACACCGACGCGGCCGCCGGCGCCGAAGTCGCTGGCCGGCGCCATCAGCGCAGGTCCCGCAACGCCGGGCGGCAGCAGGTTGCTCGTCCCCTGGCGCACCGCCGCCTCGGCGATGATCCGCTTGCCGCCGATCTGTCCGTAATTCGCCAGCATCAGCAGGAAGCGGTCGTAGTCGCGCGGGCTGCTGACCAGCCCAGCCCCGCCCATCGGGAACGACGGCTTGTCGAGGAAGATCGAGGTCGCCCCTGGGTCGATCGGAATGAGGTTCGCGCCCATGGCTGCGAAATTGGTGGTTAGCCGCTTGGCCTCGCTGGCAGGAACTTGGAACCAGGTGCTGGTCATGCCCGCCGGATCGAAGATGCGCTCCTTGAGGAAGACATCGAACGGCTTGCCCGAGACGACCTCGATCACACGGCCCATCAGGTCAAGCCCATTGCTGTAGCTCCAGTGCGTCGCGGGCTGATAGACCAGCGGCATCTCGGCCAGGCCATCGGCGAACTGCGTCAGGCTCGGTACGGCCTGGCCGCGGTCGAGCCCGGGGATCGACATGTGGCTGATCTGGCCGGCAACCAGCCCAGCCTTGATGAAAGCCTCCTTGATCGGCCCGCGCTGGATGATCGAATAGCCGATGCCCGAGGTGTGCGTGATCAGTTCGCGGATGGTGATCTGGCTCTTGGCCGGCTCGAGATCGGTGAGCGAGCCGTCGTAGGTCTTCTGCACCTGCATATGCGCGAACTTGGGCAGGATGTCCGCAACCGGCTGATCGAGCCGGAGCTTGCCCTCGCCGATCAGCATCATCGTCGCCATGCCGGTGATCGGCTTGGTCATCGAATAGATGCGGTAGAGGCTGTCTGGACCCTGGGCATCGAGATCGGTGAAGCTGTCGCTGCCGCGCGAGACGTACTGCGTCTCCCGGCCCGGCAGGCCGAGCGCGGCGACCATGCCGGGGAACTTGCCGGGGCCGACCCAGCGCTCGATCAGCGCGGTCACCTGCGGCATCAGCGAAGGTTGCTCGGCCGCCCAGGCGAGCCGCGGCATCAGCGCGGCGCTGAGGCCGGCCCAGGCGCCGAGCCGCAGAAGTTCGCGCCGGCCGAGTTCGGCCTTCAGGGAATCCATCGCGCGCATCGTCAGCTCTCTCCCGATTCGGCCAACGCGAGGCGCGCGGCCTTGGCGAAAAGCGTGGGCAGGCCGGCCTCTTCGAGCCGGTCCAGCGGCCACCACTCGCCTGCACCGTGCGGCAAGCTAGCCCAATCGCTTCCCGAATAAAGCGCCAAGTTCAAGGTCAGCGAAAAATGCGTGAAGACGTGGGCAATCGCGCCCCCCGGCTCCCACGGGCCGGCCAGCGGCCCCTCGCCCGTGCCATCGGCGCGAGCGCGCCAGCCATCGTCGGGCAGCGCGCGCATGCCGCCGAGCATGCCCTTGCCCTCGCGCCGCACCAGCCAGACCTTGCCGTTCCGCGCAATCCAGAACGCCCGCCCCTGCCGCTGCGGCTTGACCGCCTTCACCGGCTTGACTGGGAAGAGATCGGGCTCGCCGGTGCGGAAGCCGGTGCAATCGGCGGACAGCGGGCAGAGCATGCAACGCGGGTTCTTGCTCGTGCAGATCGTTGCGCCGAGGTCCATCATCGCCTGGGCGAAATCGCCGGCGCGCGCATCGGGCGTGATCTGGTCCGCTGCCTCTCGGATCGCCGCGCGGCCACCGGGCAGCGGCGTGTCGATCGCGAAGAGCCGCGCGACCACGCGCTCGACATTGGCATCGACCACGACCGCACGCCGCCCGAAGGCGATCGCCGCTACCGCCGCAGCGGTATAGGCGCCCAGGCCCGGAAGCTGACGCAGGCCTTCCTGGTTGTCGGGAAAGACACCACCCGACGCCGCGACGGCGCGGGCGCAAGCGAGCAGATTGCGCGCACGGGCGTAGTATCCGAGGCCCGCCCAGGCAGCCATGACCTCGCCGTCCTCGGCCGCGGCGAGATCGCCTATCGTCGGCCAGCGCTTGGTGAACTTCGCGAAGTACTCTTTCACCGCCGCCACGGTGGTCTGCTGGAGCATCACTTCGGACAGCCAGACGCGGTAGGGGTCCGGCGCCGGAGCACCCGGCGGCGCGCGCCAGGGCAGCACCCTTGCATGCCGGTCGTACCAGCCAAGCAAATCCGCTGCGATGTCCTGCGATCTGGCGTCCATCGCCGCGCTATGGCATTGCCCCCTTCACAATGGAACGGGACAAGCCAGAGAAACCGGAAGCAAAGCCTGCCAAGGCGTCGGCGAAGTCCGGGGCGCGCCCGTACGAGCGGCCGCGCGGCGGGCAGGCGCGCGCCATTTCGGACCTGATGCCCGAGATCGGCCGCACCGCTTTCCGCCGTTTCGGCTTCATCCAGTCGAGCGTCGTCACCCGCTGGCCTGAGATCGTCGGACCGCGCCACGCCCGCGTCTGCGCGCCCGAGGCGATTCGCTTCCCGCCGGGCGAGAAGGCCGACGGCATTCTCCAGCTCGTCGTCGTCCCGGCCCACGCGCCGATTATTCAGCACGTGATCCCCGAGATCATCGAGCGGGTGAACCGCTTCTTCGGCTACAAGGCCGTCGCCAAGGTCAAGATCCGGCAAGGCGAGGTTAAGCCGCCTTCTGCTGAGAAACCGACCGCGCCGCCGTCGCTAAAACCCATTCCGATGGAACTGGGCGACTCGCTGCGCGACATCGGCGACCCCGAACTGCGCACGGTGCTCGAATCGCTTGCGCGCAGCCTCGGAACGCAGGATCCGGAAGAGAAATAGGGAACCCGAACACCGATGCGCCTGATCCAGCTCGTTACCTTAGCCGCCGCTGCACTGCTTTCGATCGGCGCCGGCAAGCCGGCTCCGCGAGCGGCGCAGACGCCTCACGGAAACTGGCTGGGAACGATCGCGGTCACCGCCGCCGGCAGCCACACGCTGGGCAACCCCGCCGCGCCGGTGAAGCTGGTCGAATATGTCAGCTATACCTGCCCGCACTGCGCCCATTTCCAGCAGCAGTCCGACGCACCGCTGCGCATCGCCTATCTCCAGCCCGGCAAGGTACAGGTCGAGGTCCGCCACCTCGTGCGCGATCCGATCGACATGACCGTGGCGATGCTGACCAATTGCGGCGCGCCGAGCCGGTTCTTCGCCAACCACAACCTGTTCCTCCAGGGTCAGGACCGCTGGATCGGCGCAGCGAACACGGCCAGCGAGGCGCAGCGCGCGCGTTGGACTACCGGCGACAAGGCCGCGCGGATGCGCGCGATCGCCGCGGACTTCGGCTTCTACGCGATGATGGAGCAGCGCGGCTACGACCGCGTAACGGTCGACCGCTGCCTCGCCGACGATGCCATGGCCAAGCGACTCGCCGCGCAGACAGCCGGCGCGGAAGCGCTGGGCGTCCAGGGCACGCCTGGATTCTTACTCAACGGCCTGCTGCTCGCCGGCACCTATGACTGGCAGAGCCTCGACGCCCAGCTCCAGGCGCGGTTCTGACGCGGATTGTTGTGGAGATGTCCGGGGGTTTCGCGGCCCCTTCCCTTCTAACGCCCAGACCCTTGGGCTAGCTTTTTCCCTTCATCGACGAGGTTTCCCATGAATCGCATGCCTCTCTCCCGTCTCGCCGTGACTTTCGCCGTGGCTCCGCTGGTGCTCGGCCTTGCCGCCTGCGGCAAGAAGGAAGGCGGCGACACGGCGACCAAGAGCGAGGCCGTGGCCAAGGCCGCCCCACCCGCCGGCAA
The window above is part of the Novosphingobium sp. G106 genome. Proteins encoded here:
- a CDS encoding TauD/TfdA family dioxygenase, with translation MATVVRDEQTTLTVTPLTGSIGARIEGVDLSRDLDQETADAIRRAFAEHAVLVFRSGRDATPEEQHRLAALSGEPQPLQVFQFLGRMQAGITFDPGSRIVASDAASAPKQSAQIKRQDLQSLGIAGEFDGWHSDSSFCHFLPKAAVLRAEVIAPVGGDTGFASLCAAYEALSPIMQGWLEDLRAVHIIPEGFKDGINLASYGADAEERFDAFFPPKEWPLVVRHPETGRKALWINPGYTAHIVGLKRAESHALIRFLARHISSTSFTYRHHWQKGDLVVWDEVFALHRAPDDFAPHERKVVRVTAGRQKPTA
- the nudC gene encoding NAD(+) diphosphatase yields the protein MTGNPLGISFVGSRMDRSDHIRGNPELLAGMMTPGARLLRLEGLDPVISAESRLEWGSLAEARDNAELVFLGRQDDRACFAQVPAAGSVAPPNPGLWQAIATLSGEELATYGGARTIVDWHARHRFCARCGHTTVLAKGGWQRNCTNEACRAEHFPRVDPVTIMLVEHEGNVLLGRQPRFPAGNYSALAGFVEPGEAIEEAVAREVQEEAGVIVRDVTYVGSQPWPFPSSLMIGCHAWADDPTVVVDKTELDDARWFTRAEVEDAMQALERNEGGSAFRAPPRTAVANALLRWWVARG
- a CDS encoding DsbA family oxidoreductase encodes the protein MSARVTIDIFSDVMCPWCVIGYKQLEKALAGLAGEIEAEVRWRPFELNPDMPSEGEDMAAHMLRKYGRAPDAASSAQMTEMAARAGYEMRYLGPEPEPERRLRNTFLAHKLLRWALTTGGPEVQTRLKLTLFDAYFQQRRDVSDRAVLLDVAAGVGLDRAGAEAALDDEALGHEVREEELEARAAEINAVPAMIVNGRYLIPGAQEPETYANVLRKAVERA
- a CDS encoding zinc-binding dehydrogenase encodes the protein MKGWLFTGAHEPLELIERDMPRPGPGEVLLAVRGSGLCHSDVGRMDGTLTPYMPKKPPIILGHEIAGIVIEVGGGVGDYAPGDRVVASGTIAYCPGRNADGGYATHCLLPTHCLVPLPGTVSFVQGAAATDAGQTSHSALMVAGELKPGQRVGIVGLGGLGMTAARIAFLNGAEVYAAEPRREAWDIARAQGVVALGEDVRDLAQHGLDLIVDFAGFGTTTAGAIAAVRPGGLVVQVGLGRTEALISTMELIGKGVTLRGSGGGSKSDTAAVIAHMARGDLTIAATTIGFDDIPEGLARLERGGVVGRIVAALD
- a CDS encoding A/G-specific adenine glycosylase; the protein is MDARSQDIAADLLGWYDRHARVLPWRAPPGAPAPDPYRVWLSEVMLQQTTVAAVKEYFAKFTKRWPTIGDLAAAEDGEVMAAWAGLGYYARARNLLACARAVAASGGVFPDNQEGLRQLPGLGAYTAAAVAAIAFGRRAVVVDANVERVVARLFAIDTPLPGGRAAIREAADQITPDARAGDFAQAMMDLGATICTSKNPRCMLCPLSADCTGFRTGEPDLFPVKPVKAVKPQRQGRAFWIARNGKVWLVRREGKGMLGGMRALPDDGWRARADGTGEGPLAGPWEPGGAIAHVFTHFSLTLNLALYSGSDWASLPHGAGEWWPLDRLEEAGLPTLFAKAARLALAESGES
- a CDS encoding DUF721 domain-containing protein is translated as MERDKPEKPEAKPAKASAKSGARPYERPRGGQARAISDLMPEIGRTAFRRFGFIQSSVVTRWPEIVGPRHARVCAPEAIRFPPGEKADGILQLVVVPAHAPIIQHVIPEIIERVNRFFGYKAVAKVKIRQGEVKPPSAEKPTAPPSLKPIPMELGDSLRDIGDPELRTVLESLARSLGTQDPEEK
- a CDS encoding serine hydrolase, with protein sequence MRAMDSLKAELGRRELLRLGAWAGLSAALMPRLAWAAEQPSLMPQVTALIERWVGPGKFPGMVAALGLPGRETQYVSRGSDSFTDLDAQGPDSLYRIYSMTKPITGMATMMLIGEGKLRLDQPVADILPKFAHMQVQKTYDGSLTDLEPAKSQITIRELITHTSGIGYSIIQRGPIKEAFIKAGLVAGQISHMSIPGLDRGQAVPSLTQFADGLAEMPLVYQPATHWSYSNGLDLMGRVIEVVSGKPFDVFLKERIFDPAGMTSTWFQVPASEAKRLTTNFAAMGANLIPIDPGATSIFLDKPSFPMGGAGLVSSPRDYDRFLLMLANYGQIGGKRIIAEAAVRQGTSNLLPPGVAGPALMAPASDFGAGGRVGVGMEAGIYGWAGAAGTVANVDMKRGIRTGIYVQFMPPNGNSLLKEYSDAIHADVAALLELHA
- a CDS encoding thioredoxin domain-containing protein, with the protein product MRLIQLVTLAAAALLSIGAGKPAPRAAQTPHGNWLGTIAVTAAGSHTLGNPAAPVKLVEYVSYTCPHCAHFQQQSDAPLRIAYLQPGKVQVEVRHLVRDPIDMTVAMLTNCGAPSRFFANHNLFLQGQDRWIGAANTASEAQRARWTTGDKAARMRAIAADFGFYAMMEQRGYDRVTVDRCLADDAMAKRLAAQTAGAEALGVQGTPGFLLNGLLLAGTYDWQSLDAQLQARF